GTTCCATACAAGCGAGACAGTGCAACCATCACCAGTTCGCCGGTCGTCGTGGGCGATGTGGTCTACTTCGGGGCGAGCGACGGCTGGTTCTACGCCCTCGATGTCAGTGATGGTCATCTGCTCTGGAAGTATCGGTTCGGCCTGCCGATCGCCTCGACCGCGGCGGTTTCCGGGAATACCGTGATCGTGACCACGTGGGATGGGACGGTTCATGCCATGGTGGCCACGGATTAGCCACACTGGGGAGGTCCCGACATGCGATGTGCTTTGCTTGCCGTTACTGCGGTTTTCTTGCTGTGCTCATCGATCGCGATCGGTGAAGAATCTGCAACGCCGCCTAACGTCATCTTCATTCTCGCCGACGATCTGGGCTGGGGCGACTTGAGCTGCTACGGCCATCAGCGGCTCAAGACGCCGCATCTGGACAAGCTTGCCTCGCAGGGGACGTTGTTCACTCAGTTCTATGTGAATGGCTCGGTTTGTTCGCCGAGCCGCTGCGCGTTTTTCACCGGCCAGTATCCGGCGCGGCATCGCATTCACGGTCATTACGCTGAGCACGACCTGAATGCGCAGCGTGGCATGTCTAACTGGCTTGACCCGAAGGTTCCGAATGTGGCCGCGCTGCTGAAATCGCGGGGCTATGCGACCGCTCATTTCGGCAAATGGCACCTGGGTAGCGGGCCGGGGGCGCCGAACCCGACCGAGTACGGTTTTGATGAAGCCAAGACCATGGTGTCGGCCTTCCCGGCCTGGCATGAGCCTGCGGCCACGTTCTGGGCGAAGTCGACGGGGCTGTTTGTCGATGAGGCCTTGCGATTCATTGAGGCGAATAAGAGCAAGCCGTTTTACGTGAACATCTGGACGTTGGTGCCGCATGCGACGTTGAACCCGACCGACGAGCAGATGAAACCATATGAGCACTTGGGGCCGAAAGGCGTGCCACACAAGGGTGCCGAGGCCATCTATTATGGCTCGGTGGGCGACCTGGACGCACAGATCGGTCGCTTGCTGGGCGAGTTGGAGACGATGGGGGTGGCCGAGAACACGCTGGTCGTTTTCTCCAGCGACAACGGGCCCGAGGACATCCACATCACCAATGCCGGTCACAGCGGTGTCGGTTCGGCCGGGCCGTTCCGCGGGCGCAAACGCAGCCTGTACGAGGGCGGCA
This genomic stretch from Phycisphaerae bacterium harbors:
- a CDS encoding sulfatase-like hydrolase/transferase; translation: MRCALLAVTAVFLLCSSIAIGEESATPPNVIFILADDLGWGDLSCYGHQRLKTPHLDKLASQGTLFTQFYVNGSVCSPSRCAFFTGQYPARHRIHGHYAEHDLNAQRGMSNWLDPKVPNVAALLKSRGYATAHFGKWHLGSGPGAPNPTEYGFDEAKTMVSAFPAWHEPAATFWAKSTGLFVDEALRFIEANKSKPFYVNIWTLVPHATLNPTDEQMKPYEHLGPKGVPHKGAEAIYYGSVGDLDAQIGRLLGELETMGVAENTLVVFSSDNGPEDIHITNAGHSGVGSAGPFRGRKRSLYEGGIRVPFIVRWPGHVPAGRIDNESVVAGVDFLPTVCKLIGVQPPAGHALDGEDVSDVLLGQPRPRKTPLMWEWRFHVFGEPFHRSPILAIREGDWKLLMNPDRSRVELYDIPRDPMQMNNLAEKNKDIVDRLAAKVLAWQKALPEGPIEPTAGKDDYPWPGQAKPAPRQPRAKAR